The Engystomops pustulosus chromosome 7, aEngPut4.maternal, whole genome shotgun sequence DNA window cacgccatcctgtctctgaggtcacacgccatcctgtctctgaggtcacactccatcctgtctctgaggtcacacaccatcctgtctctgaggtcacacgccatcctgtctctgaggtcacccgccatcctgtctctgaggtcacacgccatcctgtctctgaggtcacacaccatcctgtctctgatgtcacactccATCCTGTCTCTGAGGTCACACACCATCCTGTCTCTGAGGTCACACGCCATACTGTCTCTGAGGTCACAcgccatcctgtctctgatgtcacacgccatcctgtctctgaggtcacacaccatcctgtctctgatgtcacactccatcctgtctctgaggtcacctgccatcctgtctctgatgtcacccgccatcctgtctctgatgtcacacaccatcctgtctctgatgtcacacaccatcctgtctctgatgtcacacgccatcctgtctctgaggtcacacaccatcctgtctctgaggtcacacaccatcctgtctctgaggtcacacaccatcctgtctctgaggtcacacgccatcctgtctctgatgtcacacgccatcctgtctctgatgtcacacgccatcctgtctctgaggtcacacgccatcctgtctctgaggtcacacgccatcctgtctctgaggtcacacgccatcctgtctctgaggtcacacgccatcctgtctctgatgtcacacaccatcctgtctctgatgtcacacgccatcctgtctctgaggtcacacgccatcctgtctctgaggtcacacgccatcctgtctctgaggtcacacgccatcctgtctctgaggtcacacgccatcctgtctctgatgtcacacgccatcctgtctctgatgtcacacgccatcctgtctctgaggtcacacgccatcctgtctctgaggtcacacgccatcctgtctctgatgtcacacgccatcctgtctctgaggtcacacgccatcctgtctctgaggtcacacgccatcctgtctctgaggtcacacgccatcctgtctctgaggtcacacgccatcctgtctctgatgtcacacgcatcctgtctctgatgtcacacgccatcctgtctctgaggtcacacgccatcctgtctctgaggtcacacgccatcctgtctctgaggtcacacgccatcctgtctctgaggtcccacgccatcctgtctctgaggtcacacgccatcctgtctctgaggtcacacgccatcctgtctctgatgtcacacgccatcctgtctctgatgtcacacgccatcctgtctctgaggtcacacgccatcctgtctctgaggtcacacgccatcctgtctctgaggtcacacgccatcctgtctctgaggtcacacgccatcctgtctctgaggtcacacgccatcctgtctttgaggtcacacgccatcctgtctctgatgtcacacgcatcctgtctctgatgtcacacacgcatcctgtctctgatgtcacacacgcatcctgtctctgatgtcacacaccatcctgtctctgatgtcacacgccatcctgtctctgaggtcacacgccatcctgtctctgaggtcacacgccatcctgtctctgatgtcacacgcatcctgtctctgatgtcacacgccatcctgtctctgatgtcacacgccatcctgtctctgatgtcacacgccatcctgtctctgaggtcacacgccatcctgtctctgaggtcacacgccatcctgtctctgaggtcccacgccatcctgtctctgaggtcacacgccatcctgtctctgaggtcacacgccatcctgtctctgatgtcacacgccatcctgtctctgatgtcacacgccatcctgtctctgaggtcacacgccatcctgtctctgaggtcacacgccatcctgtctctgaggtcacacgccatcctgtctctgatgtcacacgccATCCTGTCTCTGAGGTCACACGCCATCCTGTCTCTGAGGTCACACTCCATCCTGTCTCTGAGGTCACACACCATCCTGTCTCTGAGGTCACACGCTATCAGGAGATGCAGACTTGTTATACACAGGTTTTATGCCCAGTTGGCACCATGTTCTGTTACTTCTTCTTGGGGCTTCACACACTGAGGTTGGTCATTTTCCTAGTGCTGCACTATAGACAAGTGGCTACATctctactgtacacacacagaagtAGTGAGCCCCCTACAGGCCAGAATATTATATAGCATATTGCTAGGTAGATAGTCATAGGagcaaaaacagaaataaaactgggtaaaattgtaaagtaaggggttaaaaatgatctttattgtgtaaacattactagggggttaaaatttgaggaCTTATTTCAGCACACCCCTTTAAGAGTGCAGTTTAACATCATTGAAATTAATAAAAtttagaggcatttaaaaaagtaaaatgtgtttTGGGCCTTCAGTGACCCTTCCTCAGATACAAAAGGTTAAATAAAGTAGTTGATTTAGATCCAGTATATAGGGAAAACTATgaagttttccagaatgggataaggaaaaccacgctaaACTCCTCGTAAGGCAGCTCCctggacatcaagcatgacctacaagaggccttacgacatgatgggggattaaaaccaaaccagtatatctattccagaaggagcagaCTCCCAACTTTAGATTGGGCCTCCTCAGTACAGCGAAGGGAACTGGTtcggtgagaggcttgtgactggggtcgggaagtaagagttctccttacggagacaattaaggccaccatgcagTCATGTGGAGTCTTgcagccatggatgctccactagggggattctgggaaaatatgcaaagttttccaggatgggataagggatACAATGTAGCTAAAACTTATCCCATCCTTGAAAACTTTGCATGTTTTCTGACTGCTTCATgaagaactcttactttccaGTATACAAATAGATTTTTACCCAACCTGTGGGTTTTCAAGAACCTTTGAGCCCGCCCTTTTTCATATTATTAATTGAAGActgaaaatataaaagaattacTTACTTTAGCATTTTGGCACCGTGTAATATGCGACTCTCCAGTACAGATTGTGCAGCAACACTCAGACCGGAAAGTCTAAAACTGGTAGATGCGCATTCTGCGACACAGTCACGCACATCtattgaagtgtttgcgccagttttctgtctgactttgcactagaaagaacgtgcaaactgcttacacatgtatttataaagtgtctacaccagttttgtgtcacgactTAGTACAACAAGACTGCAGCTTAGCCGGACTGTCCGCCACAATCCTGTccgacgtgcgccacaattgtgcagcatgaagaaagtgcaccagGAAAAAATGGTGCCTtatgccggagcagtgcagggtggaGGCCCGATTCATGAGGACCGagcaacacatttcatgaatgtggcgccccctgcacactacacaggacactgcactgttTGCATTATTTTTGGAGCGGTGTGGTTGCTAAGTCACCTGTCGCATCCTAGCGAAAGAATTGCATCAGAACAAATGAATAGAAGGTGGATGCTTCCAGGTGAAAACAGAAGATAAATTACAATGTAAAGTAGGAAAATTGTCTCTAGATCATGCATTATTCATAAGTTAGACATTCCATTTCAAACTGCACCGCATGCATCGCTGCATATAATCTTGGTAACTGTAAGCCCTTGGCAAACCAGGACGTTCTATTACCCATATCTATTCTATTgcgtataatacagctgacagccaCCTGTAACTGTTACTTGGGTGGCGACCTCAGCACATAATAACACTGCCGATGGGCGGCGGCATCTTGGATTGCCGATTGGCACCCCCCCCATGACATCACTGGAGGGTcgagatcggttgccatgactattagagatcatcagtaaaattgctatatactgcaatacagtaatacATATTGCCCAAACATCCGAATCGCTACTTTTCCACCATTTTTTATTTGGATAAAAAATGGACAAGCAGTCACatgggtcccaaattgatataaattggtACGCCAGCACAtaccgcaaaaaataacaccCTACACAGGTCCGTCACCAAACTGTGAAAAtggcacgttttttttttttttgtacaaaagatttacatttttttttttaaatctgctaaAACTTAAACAAAACCATATAAATGTGGTCCCTCTGTGAtaatattgacccaaagaataaagagaaaatgTCATCTAGAGCACAGAatcaaagccataaaaacaaaactcACAAGAAAGTgttttttggtcaatttcactgcacttggaatttttgtccagctttccagtacatagcATGGGATATTAtatggcaccactaaaaagtaaaatttttcccacagataacaagctctcacacacctctgtaaacataaaaataaaaaaagttattgcttttggaataaGGGGACTAAAAAACAAACACtcataaataaaaaaagtcctgtaagggttagaGGACATCAACCATCGAATTTACTATTGGTAGACTGTACTCAATTACGCCCTTCCTGAACACGAGAAAAAACAATTCCATTCCCTAGGAGACAAGACAAAAAGATAACTGAGGATGTACTAAtagtaaatgtggtggtagatgttctctacccttacaggactcagcccttttctGTTTatgagtttttgttttttactccccttatTCCAaaagcaattttttatttttatgtttaaggaggcttgttatctgtgggacaaactgTACTTTTTAGCGGTgccatataatattccatgcaatgtactggaaagctggacaaGAATTCCAAGTGCagcaaaatttacaaaaaaaacccattttctgcattttcttgtgggctccgttttaAAGGCTTTCAATCTGTCCTCCAAATTTCTCTTTATTATTTGGTTGAGAGTGTGCCATCTTTCAATTTATTCACGCCCCTATTTTCTTAATTTGCTGACTGGATGACATCACTGGCAGCCTTCATGTCTGGAGAGAGAGAAGCATGGCGGGAAGAAGGAGGAGGGACCGTGCACCCCTTGTAGGCTGGTCCCGCCTGTCGCTCTTGTAAACTGTTGGTAACGTCACCTGGGCacgagggaccagcacattaagAGAATCGGAACGTGCATAAATTGAAAGATAGCACACAGCCGAGAGACACTTGTGTGATGTAGCAGGAGCACCTCCAGCTCATTTAGATAGATATTTttgtaaagttatttttttgaagAATCCAGCCCTTCCTGAACATGAGAAAAATAATTCTGTCCCATAGGAAACAAGACGAGCAGGTAATTGGGGACAGTCTACTATCAGTAAAGCTGATGGCAGATGATAAAACTCTTACTAGTACCTCTTTTGTCATGATGgttgaaaaaataataatctaaACACTAAAATTTCTGATAGATTTAACAAAAGGTGATTTGTTCGAAGTATGACTAATAAATAGATTATTTGCCAGGACTCCTGATTTTGTCTCAGCATCTTACATTCACATCtattttctgggtttttttttagaaatccaGAACCATCACAAGAAACATTTATATGAGAAAACGGAGAAACTGATAGAGAATAAACCTCCGAGATGtaaccaggaggaggagagttttccCTTCTGCACACGTTATGTGACCCTCATCATTGTCTCCACTCATCACTTTAGGGAACGCTCTGAGAATGAGCTCATAGCGACCGGGGCAAGACATGAGGAATATATAAAGGAAAGACATCATGAATTACAACGTATTTCCCCCAACAAGATGTTCCGCTGGTGCCACCGGTCCAGACTGGTACCACATATGGTGCTGGTGAGCGGAGTGCCCGGGGTAGGGAAGACCACGCTGATGCAGAAGATTGTCTATGACTGGGTGAAGGGCGATCTCTATCAAAGATTCTCTTTTGTCTTCTTCTTCAAATTCCGGGAACTGAACAGATGGGATAAGGTCAGTCTGGAGACCCTGATCCTTCATCATTACCCATATCTGTGGCAGCAGCTCGGGAACATCCTACAAGATCCAGAGAAACTTCTCTTTATATTTGATGGATTAGATGAAAGCAATCAGACAATGGATTTCACATCCCGCCACTTGTGCTCCGACCCTAAAGAGCCGGAACGTTGTggtcacattgtggtcagtttggtGGGAAAGTCTCTTCTTAATGGTTGTTCTGTTCTGATGACCAGTCGCCCGACCAGACTGGCATCAATGGATTGTAGGGATTTCCAGCGAATGGTAGAAATCAGTGGATTCTTCACAGAAGAAAGAAAGATTTACTTTGACAATTTCTTCCGTGACCCTGAACTGGCAGAAAAGGCTTTTACCTATGTGAGGCAGAATGACACATTGTACACGTTCTGTTACCTCCCGTCCTACTGCTGGATCATCTGTACAGTATTATCCAGGAGCTTCCAGACCACAAGTAGTGACCAGCAGGTCTCATTATTACCCAGAACCGTGACCCAGCTCTTTGCCATATTTGTCGCCAACATCCTGTCCAATCACAGCCCGGAGAAAAGTGGCGCCCAGAAGCTCCTGCAGTCCATGGGATGGATGGCAGAACATGGGGTCATGAATCACACGATTATATTTGATGGTCGGGATCTGGAGTCTTTCCATGTGGACAATAAGTCAAATCTCTCATCAAGTTTCCTGATGGAATCGGAGGAACCTGTGTCCTATTCCTTCTTACATCTCACTGTCCAGGAATTCTTCTCTGCCTTTGTGCATTATGCCGATTATTCTCCTAAGAAGTTACAGAAATCACTGGAGAAAGCCAAATCCTATCCTGATGGACGAGGTGAGATGTTCCTCCGCTTCCTGTGTGGTCTATCAGATGccaccaccaggtcactactaaccGGATACCTGGACACACAAGCAGCTCAGGCCTCCAGAGACATCATCACTTGGCTGAAGAACTTCATTCCAGAAGAACAGAGGTTGGGAGAAAGTGAGGACAACAAGCAACGTCTTCTGAGGACATTCTACTATCTGTTTGAGACCCGGAATAAGGTTCTGGTGCAGGAATTGTTACAATCACATAGAAGATTTGACCTTTCTGGTGTTTCCTTGTCGGCTCTAGACTGCACCGTGTTATCTTTCATCATGGAGTGCTGCTCACATATAGAAGGACTCGATATATCTAGATGCTCTATAGGCCCTGAGGGATTAGAAAGACTTGCAGTAGGGTTACTCAAACTCCAGGAAGTGCGGTAAATTTAAAATTTATCTTATTTTATCTTTCTTTACTTACTTATTCATCATGAATGtatacatatattgtatatatgtgtagctaAGAAAAAATCATATTGCTCATCTGTAGTTTTATATTGCAACATCAGATACATTCATTTATATTTTGAATATGTTTATCAGGAGGTACTTACCTTGTCTACCTCCACCTAAACAAGTCCAGGAATATTAACCCTGTAATGATACTGTCATATAATTACATGTCAGTAGACACAAGAGAGTGGAAAATATCACATATTTGCCCAGATTTATTAAGCATTCTGTGCCAGAATTCTGGAATACACTGCACATAAAGACATGGGCATACTGGTTGCACGTGTATGCAGTGTTTGCGCTACTATTGTGTGGTGGCTGCAGTGGGATGGTCTGGAATGACACATGCGGTGGCTGCTGTGGGATAGTCTAGAATGACGCATGCCATAATTAGGTGTTAGAATCCGGACTGATGAGAGCAATGGCTGCCAATGCCTCTATGATGTTTATCCCTGAGGATACTTATGCAATGGGTATCCATGTGACTTTGTGCCACTGTTAGGACTCTCTAAATTACTCCTGCGGTGTTCTGAAATGGATCAGGtctcaggcttctgtgcttgtgGCTGTTTGGCTGAGAGCATTGATTGGCAGCTGCCATTCAGAGTCAGTTTCCATGGATGAGATGTATCTGTGTTTCTCTGCAAAGTTGAGTGGTATCGTATGAACCTGTGAGTTAGTACCTGTAAACCAGTTAGCTGCTGGGGACCAGTTCTGATTGTAGGATACTGAGTATTTCAGTGCTATTACTTCTTGCCTGTATCAATTGCTATTCTGTGCATCtgacctctgctacatttatTTGACCATTCTATTGTTATTTGATTCTGTGCTTTGCCACCATCATTGATTTGATCCGACTCTGTCTGACTCCACCTGTCTGTCATATATTGATTGTATTTCCCTCTGTATTGATTCACCTGGTGCTCCTCCACTTTCTCTGAATCAGAGTTGTGTACAATTATTATTGTAACATATTCTCTATCCCTGTGTAACACAAGCCTATTTGACTTCCCGTAACCTGTTTGTTCCACCATCCACTAGCTGCCTGATAAAGTAAGTTTTCCCTCTATCCATGCATGTTCTCTTGTTAGTGAATTCACAGGTGCGGCAAGTTTATCTTGTTGATGACTGCCATCTTCCTCcactgccccactgtgttccatCAGAATCTTCAGCCATTTGGAACCTTAAATGGTTTTGTGGTCAAACACTTGCCTCTCCAGGCTGTCTGCCATGGCAGGTAAACTAATAGAAGAGCTTCTCGCCATTCTGGGAGGCAGAAGTTATGAGATCTGTTCCCATGTTCCCCATATTTAATATCAGAATCCCTCCCCTTGATAACATACAGTAGGGAGCAAGCCAGGAGCCTGAAAACTTTTAAGACCCTCCTCTAGTTCATTTAGTATGACATATTATATGACCCATCTTCTGAGATACTATATACTATTCTTGTCTACTGACGTGTCATCCATATCTCATACTATTGTTCTTACAGTTTGGAAGGCAATGAACTATCAAACACATCCTGCATCCAGTTGGCCTCTGTAATAAGGAATAACTCCAATCTTAAGATACTTGACTTGACCAATAACCATCTGTCTGGTCCTCACCTCATGGGTTTAATGGAAGCTCTGTCCAGTCCAGCCTCCAAAATAGAggaattacagtgagtataaaatattttaaaaagaggCAAAATTACTGGGATTCTAAGAAATGATTAGAGGAgaagacattactgtgtgtataagagatgtgtacatgaggagacattactgtgagtatatgaAATGTACAGGAGaatacattactgtgagtataagagatgtgaacAGGAGAAGACATTACTGTGAATATAAGAGATGTGTGCAGGAGGAGACTTTTCTGTGAGTATaacagatgtgtacaggaggagacattactgtgagataTATACTGGAGGAGACCTTACTGTGAGTACAAGAAATATGTACTGGAAGAGACAtttttgtgtgtatatgagatgtgtacatgaggagatattactgtaagtataagagatgtgtagaggaggacacattactgtgagtataagagatgtgtacaggagaagacattactgtgagtataagagatgtgtaccggaggggacattactgtgagtataagagatgtgtacaggagatatTACTGTGAGTACAAGAGATGTGTAccggaggggacattactgtgagtataagagatgtgtacaggagatattactgtgagtataagagatgtgtacaggaggagacatttctgagagtataagagatgtgtggaggaggagacattactgtgagtataagagatgtgtacaggaggagacattactctcagtataagagatgtgtacaggagcagACATTACTGTGATTATAAGAAATGTGTACAAGAGGAGACATTACTctcagtataagagatgtgtacaggagaagacattactgtgagtataagagatgtgtacaggaggagacattactgtgagtataataaaatgtgtacaggaggagacattactgtgagtataagagatgtgtacaggaggagacattactgtgagtataagagatgtgtacaggagcagacattactgtgagtataagagatgtgtacaagaggagacattactctcagtataagagatgtgtagaggaggacacattactgtgagtataagagatatgtacaggaggagaaatttctgtgagtataagagatgtgtagtggaggagacattactgtgagtataagagatgtgtacaggaggagacattgctGTGactataagagatgtgtacaggagacattactgtgagtataagagatgtgtacaggaggagacattactgtgagtataaaagatgtgtacaggaggagacatttctgtgagtataagagatgtgaacaggaggagacattactgtgaaatATATACTGGAGGAGACCTTACTGTGAGTACAAGAAATATGTACTGGAGGAGacattattgtgtgtatatgagatgtgTACATGAGAGAATATTACTgtaagtataagagatgtgtgcgGGAGGGGAcaatacagtgagtataagagatgtttaCAGGAGGATACATTTCTGTGAGTATAAgatatgtgtacaggaggagacattactgtaagtataagagatgtgtgcgGGAGGGGAcaatacagtgagtataagagatgtttacaggaggagacattacagtgagtataagagatgtgtagtggaggagacattactgtgagtataagagatgtgtacagaagGAGACATTTCTGTGAGTATAAGTGATATGTACTGGTGgaaacattactgtgagtataagagatgtgtacaggagcagACACAACTGTttaagatgtgtacaggaggaaatattactgtgagtataagagatgtgtatagaaggagagatgagagggcACGTTATATGTTAATTTTATTCTATTCACTGCATCTAAAATAGCTTAGGTAACATAGGTATGTTTATAAATAGTTAGTTATGTTATTGTAAAGGGAAGTGTCTATTCATGTACATaagtatttgtgtgtgtatatatatatatatatataatgtccctctgtcatattccattcccctgggaaagaacacagctgctttcttactcaggatgtggtgagggcaatctcacatatctgtatccttggacagcaggatgtcaacccccttttattatgggaatgtcactcaaactctccagggacagtctAGAGACACTTCACACCTCTATGCAAGGATGGAAATCCGGGATCTCTGTTATTCCCACCTGAGGGGGGGCTGGATGGGTGACTAAATACACATCCTGTATTGgaaatacaggataggaagggttatccatctgttgtccaccatcttgggggaagggacagaggagagacttatAAGGGGATGATAGTGGAGGATAGGGGAAGAAAAATCTTCCCTACAGACCAACTAGGAAAGGAGAAGGAATCTGCCCTCAACACCAGCTAAGAGGATCACCAAAGAGAAGACACTATAGCACCTTCCCGGATTTGGCTGAGTACCCCggctcccctgttctccatctctGTACCCCGGcttccctgttctctatctctgtactccggctcccctgttctccatctctGTACCCCGGCTTCCCTGTTCTCCATCTCTGTACCCCGGCTTCCCTTTTCTCCATCTCTGTACCCCAGCTCCCCGGTTCTCCATCTCTGTACCCCGgttcccctgttctctatctctgtacccctgctcccATGTTCTCCATCTCTGTACCCCGGCTCCCCTGTtctgtatctctgtacccctgtttTCCTGTTTACCtatccatctattaacctatctctatacccctgctttcctgtcaatctccctgtcccccttcgttctctgtgataatagggatagttaggtgtgaggattattatattgtgtgtgtgtgtttatatgcattgtggtgggttggattctgtgggttttGTGATTATCATTGTATACttctagtgtgttaataaatattattagtattaaccctgagtgtggtaaattatagtgtacaatatacacaGAAACGGAAGATATAGAAGATAGTAAACAGTACAAGGAGGAAGGATTTATTTTTAGCATTTAACCTATTGTAAATAACATGAGACAATTGATGACAAAACCAATTCTAATAACCGAATGATTTGGTATAAATCTCGCCACCTATTGCAACTGTGAATGGGCTAATAGTATGGTCTAGGTAGAAAGACCTTCACTATGTAGACCAATTGATGTTGCGATTAATGTATGTTGACATCTTGCTACTTGCAGTTTACTTCTTACATAATTGGTATCTATTTTAACCTGGCAAGTTTATTTTGCTAATATCAGCACCCCCATATTTAAGGTGAGCATGTGGAAGCCTAAAAAATATTTAGTAAAAAAGAAACTTATTCAGTCAATCCATCTCACCTGGCATTGCACAGTCCCAAAAGGCTGAAGTGCTGGCAGCACACAAACAATAGAAGAAGCTTGTTGAAATGAACCAGCAAGTCCACAGGGATGAATTCTCATTAAAACTTGTTATTTATTTCTTCCTCATAAAACCAGTAACAGACAGGTTGGTAACATCAGAGAGTAGTAGATCCACACATCTTACACATTTCGAATCCTTGTGACTCTTAATCATAGACACTGATACAAAAGCATTTAAGGCTACATAAACACAcaaaagtgggaggaggaggggaaaaaACCCATCATTTCCTCTTTTACTATTATAACCCTATTCAGATACAAAACAtagcaatgcgtttttttaaTTTGCGTGCTGTATAGATATAAGATAAATTGCAAATTGTACAGTCAATTTTATAAACTACATTGCATGTGTCACAATTGATGAAAGTCTTCACAGGGAATACAGTACCATCAATTGTAGATGTAACACTTCAGTGGCATCATAGCATACCGTGCATCGAAAAAATATCTGAAAAAACCCACCAGGTCTAGCCACGTATTCCTTCTTGGATATTGTTTAGTACTACGAGGTGATAGTAATGAGCCTAATGTGACGCAAGAATATGTCTCAATTTTTCATCTTCGTTTAGAATTGGGAGATATTTTTGGATGATACTTCTAATTTTATTATATTCTACACTAAATGTAGTGACTATAGTAGGAcacttattccattttttattttttctactttGTTTAGTGTGTAATAAATCAGAACGGTCTCTGGCGTCACTTATTTTTTCTGCTGGATTTAAAGTCCACTTAGGAAATTTGCGGGCATTCAATTGAGCAgaaatattgtttttttcttgttGGCAACGGTCTACATTAGAGGAATTCCTCTTGGCTCGGAGCATCTCTCCCACAGGTACTCCCTTTATGGTTTGATTTGGATGGCAGGAGGTGCCATGAGGAATTCTGGTGGACACAAAATCAttggtaaatgttaattttaggttTACAAAATCAACCATTTGTacgtaaaaaataaacttaatggaTTATTATTGAAGTATTCTATGACATCAGAAATCCGTTCACTATCGGATGCCATAAAATCAGTATGTCATTCATATGGCGACCAAACCATGCTATGTCCTTAGAAAACGGATTGTCTGAACAGAATACATAACTTTCCTCCCACCATGAAACATAGAGGTTG harbors:
- the LOC140068888 gene encoding NACHT, LRR and PYD domains-containing protein 3-like yields the protein MSVDAETQKFFQQLCHYPHHVLRMTYEYFQEDLLQIMENLSLPSLLHELSSRNIPGLEKYNLEHDRKTLARTLLREIFQGGREAVITLWVSLHVLRKDHGSPVLDAVLEELGHRGEDLPGEILLDEEGHNLPPALREIQNHHKKHLYEKTEKLIENKPPRCNQEEESFPFCTRYVTLIIVSTHHFRERSENELIATGARHEEYIKERHHELQRISPNKMFRWCHRSRLVPHMVLVSGVPGVGKTTLMQKIVYDWVKGDLYQRFSFVFFFKFRELNRWDKVSLETLILHHYPYLWQQLGNILQDPEKLLFIFDGLDESNQTMDFTSRHLCSDPKEPERCGHIVVSLVGKSLLNGCSVLMTSRPTRLASMDCRDFQRMVEISGFFTEERKIYFDNFFRDPELAEKAFTYVRQNDTLYTFCYLPSYCWIICTVLSRSFQTTSSDQQVSLLPRTVTQLFAIFVANILSNHSPEKSGAQKLLQSMGWMAEHGVMNHTIIFDGRDLESFHVDNKSNLSSSFLMESEEPVSYSFLHLTVQEFFSAFVHYADYSPKKLQKSLEKAKSYPDGRGEMFLRFLCGLSDATTRSLLTGYLDTQAAQASRDIITWLKNFIPEEQRLGESEDNKQRLLRTFYYLFETRNKVLVQELLQSHRRFDLSGVSLSALDCTVLSFIMECCSHIEGLDISRCSIGPEGLERLAVGLLKLQEVRLEGNELSNTSCIQLASVIRNNSNLKILDLTNNHLSGPHLMGLMEALSSPASKIEELHLGANDLSDMSCIQLASGLRNTPNLKTIELSSNRLSGPHFSDLMEALSSPSCGIEKLYFFANKLPNESCIQLASLIRKKTTLKKLVLSENCLSGPHLSYLVEALASPACSLQELYFGWNDLTDTSCTQFASVIRKNLSLILLDLSGNRLSGPNLRDLLEAVDTSASRIKEFRLGGNGLSEEEKEEVRKLQRKKPNMRIRY